The following is a genomic window from Nicotiana tabacum cultivar K326 chromosome 3, ASM71507v2, whole genome shotgun sequence.
actgacccgccttagcctcgtcattacttcgtcgaggttaggctcgtcacttaccagtacatggggtcggttgtactgatactgcactttgcacACTGTACTAATTTTGGAGTCGATCCCAGTGACGGATATTAGCGTGCTCGGATTGGACATTGTTGGAGACTTGAGCTACGATTATTCAGCGCCCGCAGCTCCTGGAGTCCCCATCCTCTTTTGTTTTTAGCTGTATAACTTTATTCAAACAGCTTGTACTTATTTCAGACTCTTATGTGTATTACTTTagaagcttgtgcacttgtgacaccatgttCAGGGAATTGTATTAGCCGTTTGATTATTTAACTTCCGCAATTATAATTAGAACATATCTATTATTTCAGTTCATTATTAATGCTAtcacttaaattgttaaaaggagtaaattgttctaatgttggcttgcctagcaagtgaaatgttaggcgccatcataatTTCGACGGTAGGAATTCTGGATCGTGACATGAAAACATTTCcattcataccaaacacaccccaaATTAGAAGTTACTAACCTCTAGATAAGCGGTGTAATTTCCAGTGTCATAACAGGCAAATCTTGCAACTTGTATCTAcaaacaatttcctaattaaaGGACACATCTCGGGTAAAAGAAAGAACACTTTTCTGGCATGCAAGAAGTACTACATAATCTAAAAATCAATAATCCTAATAATAGTAAAAGAATTATATTGAATCTTGTTGACTGTCCAAACATGTTTTCTGAAGGgggtaactggtaaagttgatgCCATGTGATCAGGAGTTCACGGGTTCAAGTCGTGGAAATTGGCCCTTGCAGAAATGCAAGATAGGGCTGTGTAAGATAGACCCTTGTAGTCCGTCCTTTCTCTGAATCCCTCCTTTTTCCGAATCCCGCGCATAGCGAAAATTTAGTGTACCGGGTTGCctcttttttgtaaaaaaaaatattgaaagatattaaaagataaagaaaaagatacAGTTGTAGCATCCAATGCTATACCTCCTGTGCAAAGGAATTCGTCATTACACCTTCTCGTTTTTCGTCACCCCATAGCAATAGAGTTTGGGCCAGTCTGTACAAAAAGGGGATAATAAGTCATTTCTTCAATGcaaaaggtacaaagaagagTTACCTTGGCCCAAACTAACTGGGTCCAGTCATTGTCATGACATTTTTTTCGCTTTGGCAAATTTTCCAGCAAATTATGGAAGAAGCAGCTTCTAATGGAATCTAATTCACCTTGATATTCGCTTTCTTACTCGCCAATATAGTACAATTTGTAGAGTTAGACCTTGAAATATGATGTTCGTAATGGTAAAAGAATAGCTTTACACGTGATTTGCAATATCGCCTCGTATGAAGATCTGATGATGCAACGTTCCAATATTTGGTGTAtgtataataataatagtagcTTCTCGAGACTGTATGACGCCAAATCTCCTAATATTAGCATCAAGAGAGTAATCTTTTCAGGAATAGCTTTCACATAACGAAAGAAATCTTAAAAGGATGTAATCTTCGTGATAAAAatcaaagcgaaaatgaaatctATGATGGAATAATAGAAGTGTTATGAGTACGAGAAGCCTTAAAAATAAATCGAGTCATACATGAATATGGATAAAATCGAAAGTTCTTGACTTCTTGTAATCTATTTATGACCGACAGTAAAAGGGAAAAAATGACTAGTAATTGATCACTTCAAAAGATCAAGCAGAAGAGCAGAAACAAAAACAGACCATTTCTACgcaaagaaaatgaaacatttcaTTTTGACTTTTGGCGTGTAATTAAAGAGGAAGATAAAAGAAACTGGGTTAGACTAAATCATTGTCTTGTATAAGGAGCTTTCTATTGAATGCCTCAATTGAACAATCACCCTTGAAAGGGAGAGGAGAATCACAGAcaaattactccctccgtttcaaatttatgtgaactcatttaactgggtacggagtttaagaaaagagagaagacttttgaacttgtggtgtaaaatgaagcacatatattttgtgtggctataaatcattgcataaaggtaaattgtttccaaataaggaaagaggtcattctttttggcacagactaaaaaggaaataggttcacataaattgaaacggatgaagTATAAGTTATCCATTTTGCAAGTTAGACAATCTTTTCATTTACTCACTCTTTCTCCCGTTGAAACAGCTCATTATGTACACTAAATCAAAAAGGGCAGCCTGGTGCATAAAGCATCTCGCGTTCACACATAGTTCGGGAAAGGGCCGCATCTCAAAGGGTGTGATGTAAACAGTCTAcactaatgcaagcattagtggttgCTTCCACGGATTGATcctcgtgacctataggtcacacgcaggggcggagccagaatttttgttaaggggtgtcaaaatatataaaagtaaatataccaggaaattaaggggagtcaatacatagtatatatacatataatctTTTTTTTACCTACCTACACAGTGTATTTTTCCCGCAAAAGGGTATCATTTGACACCCCTTTCTATAACGTGGCTCCGCCACTgatcacacggagacaactttattGTTGCTCCAAGGCTCACCTTCGCTATGTACACTGAAACAATGGTAACCAAATATGACAACCACcattttctttttaagaaacaATTCTGCTATTAATTCGAACATGATAATGCAACAGAAATAACATGCAGCCGTGGTATATatatactgaaagctaaaaaAAATCTGTAGAAGTCAACTAAGTAATTAACAATCCCATGCAAGTTGATCTATGGAATTTACGTTAGCGAAAATTTCACAAGGCATCAATGCAGAATCCACAAACTCAAAATCGAAGTTAGAGTTGTCAAATGTAACATTCTCCGAGATTTGTCCATTGTTGTTGAACTCATGATTAACCTTGTAGACTTCTTGACAAATATTTTCCTGAAGCTGAAGTACTTGTGCTCCTTCTTCCTGTACTAATTGCACTTCTTCTTGTCCATTAGTGGAACGAATTAATTGCGGTTCAAAGTCTGTAACATCCCACATGCAATTCTCATTTATAATTCCAAACCCTGATGGAgttaaggaagaagaagataaCAAATTATTGGAAGTACTCTGGTTTTGATATTCAATGGTGGCAAGATTTGAGTTTTCAATATTTGTCGTGGTGGGAATGCTGACGGGATTCATATAATTGTAAATAGTACTGGTTAGTGAGGATTCACATAGCGgatcccaacttgtttgggaGTGAGGTATAGTTATTGTTGTCGTAGAAGCAATAAGTGGCAATGCGGCAAGACTTGCTTTGATAATGTCCATGGAAATTACTCCTACTTCTTTGCTTGATGATAAAGTTTCAATAGTGAAAACAGAGGTGGAATTTGGATGATTAGAAGTCTTGGATTTGCAGCTGCTTTTGATCTTGTTGTTTTGGTGATGATTGCGAGAGAGGAGGTTGTGGGTATTTGGATCAAAGCCTTGAGCAATAAGCTTCTTTTTAATGGCAGAATTCCAGAAATTCTTGACTTCATTATCAGTCCTACCAGGTAAATGTTTGGCTATTTGTGCCCATCTGTTTCCCAAGATTCTATGAACATCAATTATGGTCCTCTCTTCTTGCTCACTAAAACAACCCCTTTTCAGATCTGGCCTCAAGTAATTTATCCACCTCAGCCTGCAACTTTTTCCACACCTTTGTAATCCTGCATAATAATATAAGAAAGCAAATAAGCATATATATTTCATTTAATTCCATTAAGGAAGctaaaatcaaattaaatataTATCAAAATACCGGCTAGTTTCGGGACAGAACTCCAGCAGCTATGGCCATGGATGGTGATGTGTCTAATGAGTTTCTCATCTTCTTCTGGAGACCAAAGACCCCTCTTTACTTTCTGTTTGCTGCAGCAGTGATGGCCCATTTTGCCTTTTACTTTGCCCTAATTCTCACCACTATGGGCTGCAGCTGCTAGCTGCTGCATCTATATACTGCTGGCCTGGCTGCTTTATTTGTTCAcgattatatatttatgttccaAGTTAGCTTGTCCAATTTATTAATCATGGTATACAAAATAGTGAATACTTGTCTACACTAACCACAGAGAGAGTACTCGTGTGTTTTCCTTTCTCCAAATATTAGACAAATGCTATACGTGTTTGACTAAAGTGAAGTAGACATCTTTTTAACTATAAAATATTCATTAACATGACAGGAGATATagaaatatattatatatacatacatagaGTAGAGAAAGAGAGATTCTAGAATTTTAACTTAGGGTGTACTCATGAGAGGACCGCATAGGTCTCATTGAGTGCTTTAGGGCAGCTTCTCTAGGCTTGTCTTCAAATAAGACATGGTAGGTTATACCCTCACTCCAATTTACGTTATCAGTAAATTTTAGTATGAATAGCAGAATCGTTAtcatttttatcatattatcaATTAGTAATGTTTATAAGACTTATCTTGTACGTGGTTACCTATAATAAAAGACTTAGattgaacatatatatatattttacacgATTAGTGTTGGGATTTTAAGCATTATTATGGCTTAAAAGAGGGtaaatgagaaatggagggaaatgaaaattttaagtgaaattttttaagtttttccctcttttgacaaagggatattgtcccatagtggaagaggaagaggtttttgatgggtatataagcaattgctcttcttctagctcttaaagagttgagattAAGGCAAGCCTCGTGATATCGTCGTTCAGATTCAGATTCAGattcggtcaaatgatcgattgattgattaattttttggactcCAACGAAATATTAAAAGTTTGTCCGTTATCTGTTTTTCGTTTTtcaattgtgtaattgaaaattaACCTCCCT
Proteins encoded in this region:
- the LOC107783809 gene encoding uncharacterized protein LOC107783809, which codes for MGHHCCSKQKVKRGLWSPEEDEKLIRHITIHGHSCWSSVPKLAGLQRCGKSCRLRWINYLRPDLKRGCFSEQEERTIIDVHRILGNRWAQIAKHLPGRTDNEVKNFWNSAIKKKLIAQGFDPNTHNLLSRNHHQNNKIKSSCKSKTSNHPNSTSVFTIETLSSSKEVGVISMDIIKASLAALPLIASTTTITIPHSQTSWDPLCESSLTSTIYNYMNPVSIPTTTNIENSNLATIEYQNQSTSNNLLSSSSLTPSGFGIINENCMWDVTDFEPQLIRSTNGQEEVQLVQEEGAQVLQLQENICQEVYKVNHEFNNNGQISENVTFDNSNFDFEFVDSALMPCEIFANVNSIDQLAWDC